The sequence CGAGGCCCAGGACAATATCGAGGAGATTCGCGAAGAAAGCGATGAGAACTTAAAAGAGCTGGTGGAAGACGACCAAGATGAACTGGAGTCGCTCTTCTAGCGCGGCGATCCTCGTCGCGCTCCTGCTCGTCGCGGTCGCGCCCGCGGCCGCCGTCTCCGTGAGTGGTGACGCTCCGGGGACCGTCGAGATCGGTGAGAAGCAGACGACCACCTACACCGTCGTGGATCCCTTCGACGGGTACGGCCAGTGGACACTCCGCGGAAGCACCGACCTGACCGACGTCACCTGGCAGATCACGACCTACGACAACACAGACAACCAGGTAGACGAGACGATCATCAACGGCCAGTCGTTCTCCTACGACCTGGCCGCCGATTCGGGGGCCGTGCGCGCGGAGGTCCGGCTGGTCGGCACACCGGCGAGCGGAGTGGACTGGCAGTACGACCCGCCTCAGCAGATCACCTACGCCGAGTTCGTTCAGGCCCAGGAGGGCGGATCGAGCGAGAATATGAGCCGTGACATGGCGCGACCCTTCACGCCGGAGAGCCAGAGCGCACGCACGGCCATCGAAGACGCCGAAGCCGCGATAGCCGACGCTGAGGACGATGGCGTGGACGTGTCCTCGGCTCAGGGCGATCTGGAAGACGCGATCGAGTTCTACAACAACGGCAACTTCGAACAGGCGACCAAGAACGCCGAGGAGGCCCAGTCGACCGCCGAAGACGCCATGCAATCCAAGCAGCAGACTAACCGCCTCATGCTGATCGGCGGTGCAATCGTCGTCCTCTTGCTCGTGGCAGGTGGCATCTACTGGTACCTCCAGCAGCGCGAGAGTTACGACCGACTCGGCTGACCGGAGGTTCCCTTCTCATGCGGGTCGTCATTCCGTTCGACGCGAGGAATCCGAAGTCGCGGCTGAGCCCGACACTCGACCGCGAAGAGCGCCGTGACTTTTCCGAGGCGATGCTCCGCGACGTGATCGACGTGGTCCGTGAAACGGGGCGCTCGCCCGAGATCCTGAGCACCGCGCCCGTCGACGTCGACGCGACGGTCTCCGTCGACGAACGGCCGTTGACGCCACTCGTGAACGAACTCATCGAGGACGGAACCCCTATCGCCGTCGTAATGGCCGACCTGGCCATCGCGACACCGCTTGCCCTCGACCGCCTGCTCGGCGCGGACGGGAACGTGGTCGTCGCTCCGGGCCGCGAGGCCGGGACCAACGCGCTGGTCGTCCGGGATCCGGCGTTCCGCGTCGACTACCACGGCGCGTCCTTCCGGGACCATCTCGACCGAGCGCGGGCCGTGGGAGCGTCAGTCAGGGAGGTCGACTCGTTCCGCCTCGCAACCGACATCGACGCACCTGCGGATCTACTCGAGGTGCTCGTCCACGGAGACGGACGGGCATCGCAGTGGCTTCGCGCGGCGGGCTTCCGGGTTCACTCCGAGGGCGATGAACCGCGGGCGGTCCGGTAAGTCGGCGCTGGCACAACGCCTTTGGCCGACTGGTCGCAAGCACGGGTGTGATTCCCGGCGCCGACGAGTTCGATCTCGACCTCCAAATCGACGCGGACCAGGTGGACCGCCTCCTGCGGGTCGATCCGACCGACGTCGGGCCGCCCGACGAACTCACATTCGCCAGGAACGCCTTCTTCCCCGTGACGACCGCCTGCCGGTACACCTGTTCGTACTGTACGTTCGTCGACCCGCCCGGCGAGGCCACGCTCATGTCGCCCGCGTCGATACGGGAGACGGCCCGTCGCGGGGCCGACGCCGGGTGTACGGAGGCGCTATTCACGTTCGGAGACGACCCCGACGAGCGGTACGACGAGATCCACGCACAGCTCTCGGCGTGGAGTCACGACTCCATCCACGACTACCTTCGGGAGGCGGCACACATCGCGCTGGAGGAGGGACTGCTCCCACACGCCAATCCCGGCGACCAGACACCGGCTCAGATGGCGGCGGTGGCGGACCTGATGGCCAGCATGGGCGTGATGCTAGAGACGACAGCCGACGTGCCGGCCCACGCCGGCCCCCGCGGCAAGTCGCCGGGCCAGCGCCTCGCCACGATCCGCACGGCCGGCGAACTCTCCGTCCCCTTCACGACCGGCATCCTCGTGGGTATCGGTGAGACGACACGTGACCGCGCCGAAAGCCTGCTCGCGATTCGCGAACTGCACGCCCGGTACGGGCACGTTCAGGAGGTCATCGTCCAGCCGGTCACCGAGAACGAACGGTGGCGCGGTGGCTCGCCGGACCTCGAAACCCTCCGCCGGACGGTCGCGATGGGCAGAGTTGCCCTCCCCGAGGAGGTGTCCGTCCAGGTTCCGCCGAACCTGGCGCCGGTGCGAGAGATCGTCGACGCTGGGATGGACGACCTCGGCGGCATCTCCCCGGTGACGACCGATCACGTCAACCCCGAGGACGACTGGCCAGAGATGGCCGAGATCCGGGCCATCGCGGATGCGGTGGACATCCCCGTGCGCGAGCGACTGCCGGTCGCAGAGCGGTTCCTCCCGACGACGGGGCTCGCCAACGAGTGGGTCTCAGAGCGCGTGGGCCGGGCGATCAGAAGCGACACGGCGGCGGGACGGCGGTTCCGAGCCGTCCTCGACGGGCATCCCTTCGTGGACGACGTGGCGTGAGGATGGATGGGCTGACAGGGGACGCCGCCCGCCGTCCAGGCCGGTGGCGTCCCACTCCCGCGGGGCCGACCTGGCTCGATCCGGCATGGCCGTCGGTGGGCCCGTCATTACAGATAAACCTCGGCGGAATGAGAACCACCCCCGGACGGTCCGTTCGTCGGACTGCCGTCGGCGAAGTCGACACGGATCTAGACGAGACGTTCGTAGACCTCTGGCAGCCGGCGTCGAATTCCCACGTATGAAACGGAGACGACGAGGCCCGCGAGCAACACGTGCCGAACCGTAGCGTCGAAGACCACGAGTGGTGGAACCGAAAACGCCGCCGCCACGATCAGGTCCTCCGGGGCGCCGTCGTACCGGATCCAGCGTCTGGGTGCGATCCAGCGCCCGTTCAGGTGAGAGTACACCCCACGGTCGTCATCCCCGGCCCACGGCCGAAGACCCAGGCCACCGCCAAAGACGTCCATCACGGAGTGGATTGCAGCGGACGCCAGGAACGCCGCCGCTGCCACCGTCATGACGCCCGGGCGCATGGCCGCGACCGCGAGGGCCGCCATCGCCACCGGCCAGTAGTGTTCCGGATAGTGCAGCGTCTTCCGATGGTCGAAGAGCACGTCCAGGTCGGGAAACGCGCCTCCGGCGATCGCACCGAGTGCGGCGACCCCGGCGAGGTCGGGCGCCACCGGCACCGCGAGTACGGCGAGCGTGGCTCCCACGGCGGCGTGGGTGGTGCTCATCATGATCAGTCGTCCGCCGCGACGGTGTTCGATCGGGGCGCTTCGAGAAGCGGGGTTCCGTCTGCCCGCGGTCCGAGACGCGGTCCCGGGTCGGGGTCGGCGGGATCCAGCCGGCGACGACGTTCGTAATCGGTCGACCGCTCGACCGGCACGCGGTCGATACCCGTGATCAAGTCGACGTACTCGGCGAAGGACCTGAACTCGCCGTGGCCGCCGCCCGCGCGGGTGGTTATCTCCTCGGAGAGGATCGTCCCCATGAAGTCGTCGGCGCCGCCGTCGAGCATCCGAAGGCCCTTCTCGTCGCCGAATTTCACCCACGAACTCTGGACGTGCTCGACGTTGTCGAGGAACAGCCGGGAGACGGCGATCACGAGATCGTCCTCGAGATCTGACGCCCCGCCGTTCACGAGGCCACGCCGGGCCAGGGGCGTGTTCTCGTGGACGAACGAGAGGGGGACGAACTCGGTGACGGCTCCGGTCCGATCCTGGAGGTCCCGGATGCGTCCCAGGTGCATCGCGCGGTGGCGCTCGTTCTCGACGTGGCCATACATCATCGTCGCGGTGATCGGGAGGCCCACGTCGGCGGCAGCCTCGATGGCGGTCAGCCACTCGTCCGTGCCGATCTTGCCGGGGCAGATGACCTCCCGCACCTCGTCGACGAGCACCTCGGCGGCCGTGCCGGGCACGGAGTCGAGCCCAGCTCGCGAGAGGGTGCGATAGAGCTCGGCGTAGGACCACTCCGTCCCACGCCTGGCGTGCTGGGCCTCCTCGGGCGTCATCGAGTGGACGTGGACGTCGTCGACGGACATCGCGTGCAACTGCTCGACGTAGCTGCCCGGAGCGACGTCGAAGACCTCGGGTGGGCGGTAGCCGTGAGCCGGGTTCTCGGGGTCGAGGATCTCGCGGTGTTCCTCGTTCAGCGCGAACGCCGGATGCAACCCGCTGACCGACGTCACCTCGGAGATGCCGCGGTCGACCGCCCGCGCGACGATATCGCGGGACTCCGTGGGCGGTCTGGTGAACCCGCGGGTCCGACCCTCGTGGGTCGACTCGAAGGTATGGGCGCTGTCCCTGAAATTACAGAACAGACAACCCGTATCGCAGGCCGTCGTGACGTTGTTGTTGAGATTCGCGACGAACGTCACCTCGTCGCCGACGACCGCGCGACGGCGCTGGTCGGCGGCCCGACGGACGCGTTCGACCCGTTCGGGAACGACGCCGTCGCCGTCAGTGCCGGTCGTCAGGAGGGCGACTGCGTCGTCGACAGTGAGCCGTTCGCCGTCCCGTGCCTTCGCCAGCGCGTTCTCGAAGGGCTGGTCGGTTGTTGGCTGGTACTCGAACGCGAACTCCCCACGAGGGACGTTAGTTCGCGTCCGGAAGGCGTCCGTCATGGTGTGTCGATTGCCGCGTGCCGCCCATAAACGAACGGGTCACGCCCTTCGATTGCCCACGATCGTGCCTGAGAATGGCCCGCGAATCCCGACGGCGTTCACGGCAACGCAAACGCTTAGTGACCTCGTCGCACAGGTCCGGGCATGACGAGCGTCAAGGATTTTCAGGTGGACGAGCCCGCCAGCCCCGACGCACTGGGCCAGGGGCGGTTCTCGTTCACCGACGACTACTCCGTGTTCGACTGGGGCAAGATGCCCGACACGATCCCGAAGAAGGGTGCGAGCCTCTGTGCCATGGGCGCGTTCAACTTCGAGCGGTTGGAGGCGGCCGGCGTTCCCACCCACTATCGGGGTGTCGTCGCAGGGGGCGAGGTCGTCTCCATCGACGAGGCCGAGACCGCGCCGACCGAGATGGCGATCGACCTGACGCAGGTCCCGGACCTCCCTTTCGTCGAGGGGAGCTACGACTACGATGCCTACCACGACGCGGCCGGCGAGAACTATCTCGTCCCGCTGGAGATCGTCTTCCGGAACGTGGTGCCGGTGGGCTCGAGTCTCCGCTCTCGTGGGTCGCCGTCGGACTACGGACTGGACCGAGCCGAGTGGCCCGAGGAACCCGTCGACCTCCCCGAGCCGGTCGTCGAGTTCTCGACGAAGTACGAAGAACAGGATCGATACCTCGACCGGACGGAGGCCGACCGGATCGCCGGGCTGGCCACCGTCGACGACCTCGAATCGCTCGCCCGCGAGGTGAACCGCATCGTCACCGACCGAGCCGAGGAGGCAGGGTTCGTCCATCAAGACGGGAAGATCGAGGTCCTGTACTTCGACGGCGAGCTCCGGGTCGCGGACGTCGTCGGCACCTTCGACGAGAACCGGTTCAGCTACGACGGCCAGCAGGTCTCGAAGGAGGTCGTCAGGCAGTACTACAAGCGAACCGACCCTGAATGGGTGACGGCAGTGAGCGAGGCGAAAGTCGAGGCGCGCGAGCGGGACGTCGCCGACTGGCGGACGCTCGTCGAGGTGGCGCCAAAGCCACTCCCGGAGCACGTCATCGACGCAACGGGCGACCTCTACGCGGCCGGCGCGAACGCGTACCTCGGTACCGACCTCTTCGAGGCCCCCACGATCGCGTCGGCGGTCGATCGGGTGCGCTCGCTGTGAATATTCACGAACGTGGGACAACCCCGGTTTTTCAAAAGAGTTTTTGAGCACGGACGCCCAGTCCGACGCGATGACCGACTACACCGTCACGGTGACCGTCCGCCTCAAGAAGGGGGTTCTCGATCCGGAGGCGAAGACCACCCAGCGGGCACTGGAACGGCTGGGCTTTTCGCTCGCCGATCTGCGCTCGGCCGACCGCTTCGAGATCGACCTCGAGGCCGACGACGCCGAGGCGGCCCGAGAGCGCGCGAGCGAGATGGCCGAACGACTCCTCGCGAATCCGACAATCCACGACTACGAGATCGCGGTCGCCGAACGATGATCGCCATCGTCCGCTTCGGTGGGTCGAACTGCGACCGCGACGCCGAACGCGCCCTCGCGGCGATGGGCATCGAATCCGAGATCGTCTGGCACGAGGACGGGTTGCCCACGGACACGACCGGCGTCATGCTCCCCGGCGGATTCTCCTACGGCGATTACCTCCGCGCGGGCGCCATGGCCGCCAGGTCCCCGATCATGGACGAGGTGCGAGAGGCCGCCGCGGACGGTCTTCCCGTGCTGGGGATCTGCAACGGGGCGCAGATCGGCAGCGAGTCGGGGCTGACACCGGGCGCGTTCACGACCAACGAGAGCGCGCGGTTCCAGTGCGAGCACGTGCACGTCCGCGTCGAGAACGCAGACACGCGCTGGACGCGGGCCTACGACGAGGGGGAGGTCCTCCAGTTGCCCATCGCCCACGCGGAAGGACGGTTCGAGATCGCGGACGACGCGCTGGCGGAGCTGCAAGCCGACGAGCGGGTGCTCTTTCGCTACAGCGAGCCGGACGGAACCGTCTCGCCGGCTGCGAATCCGAACGGCTCGAAAAATAACGTCGCCGGAATTCTCGGGGAGCGAGAAAACGTCGCCGTCATGATGCCCCATCCCGAGCGCGCCGCGCTCGAGGACGTCGGCATCACCGACGGTCGCGGTGTCCTCGCCGGATTCGAGTGATTACCGACGGACCTTGACAGGCTGTTTCGTGGCAATCCAACGGTACGGGCTCTCGTCATCGCGAACTTCGAACCACCCATCGTCACACATGTAGGCGTCTCTGATCGGATCCTGCATCGTTCCTCCCCTGGTGGACGTGTCCACCAATTCGGTCAATGGTGATCGACCATTATAATACTAGCCCGTCGACGGCCCGGTCCGCGTGCAAGGAGTGCCGATTATCTGACGAGAGGCTGGTTATAGGCCGTCTCGCGTTCCATAACTGTCTCCCACGTGGTCTCGCAGGGGCAAGAGACCTCATCGAAGACCGACGGCTCCTGGCGCCGATTGAAGTCCTCGATGGCGGTCGCGACGCGGTCGTCGCACTCCCCGCAGTTGTGGGGCCCACGATCGGAGCCGTGACCGACCGGGTCGGACAGGACGAGTGCGTCCGCGTCCGCGGTCCGTCGGAGCACCGCCACGACGCTCCAGAGCCAGGGCGGCCGGTACCCGTCGCGAAAGTGAAGGTGATCGACCATCGTGTATCGGTGGACGGTGGTCGGATTCATCGAAATGGTGTGTGCGTACGGGGCGGTCCGTTCGACGGACGAGACCATATCCTCGACGGCCTCGCTTTCGGCGAGGAACGGCGGTTTCAAGAGGAGATACGCCTTGACGCCCGCCCCAAGGGAACGGGCCGTCTCGCTCGCGTCGACGAAGTCCGCGAAGTCGAAGTACTTGTTCACGCAGTCGTGGCGGACCCGATCGGTGGCCGTCTCGAGGCCGATCGCGACGTCGGTGGCGAGCCCGCGGTCCAGGAAGTCCGCCAGGCGGTCCTCCGTGACGAAGTCGGGAAGGGTCTCCAGAACGATCCGGTCCCGGTCGGCGAACGTCTCCGCGATCGCCGACCGCGTTTCCGGCGGAACCTCCCGCTCGTCGAGGACCGACCCGGAGGTGTAGATCTTGACCAGCGGCGCTGGCGAGGCGGCGTTTTCCCGCTCGTGGGCGCGCGCCGCCTCGATCTGATTCATCAGGGCCGCGTGTCCCACCTCGCCGCCCTCGACGGACTCGGCGACGTAGCCGCACATGGTACAGCCACCCGCACGGGCCCACCGGCAGCCGCCGGTGTTGAGAACGATCGTGAGCGACCGCACGACGCCGTCGGGCGTGGTGTCCTCGTCGAGCCAGACCCGGGTCGGCTCGGTCGGATCGTACGTCTCGTCCTTCTGGGCGCGCAACTCGCGCATCACCGCGTTGTGGGCGGCCGTCCCCCGACCCTGTTCACGGCCCTCGGGACTCGGCTGGCTCATTGTCGAATCGAAGCCGGCGGGCACCTAAAGCGGCTTCGCTCCGATGGATGGCGACGATCTAGCCGGATGTGGTTACATCACCTGGGCAACAATTACACCGTCTCCGGCCGTGTATAAATGGAGAGGGTTACTATGACAGACATTGGCGGCTTCAACGACCGCGTCGCACGAATTGACCTCTCGTCGGGGGCGACCGAGTACGAAGAGATCGACGACGAGGACGCGAAAAAGTACGTCGGGGGACGCGGACTGGGCGTCAAGTACGTCTTCGAGAACGGCCCGGACGTGGACCCGCTGGGACCGGACAACCTCCTGGCGTTCATGACTGGGCCGCTCACGGGAACCCAGGCCACGATGAGCGGGCGGATCGCGGTGGTGACGAAATCGCCGCTGACGAATACGGTCACCGACTCCCACCACGGCGGCTGGTCGGGGGCCCGACTGAAGTGGTCCGGGTTCGACGGACTGCTGTTCGAGGGACAGGCCGACGACCCCGTCTACGCCTACGTCGAGGACGGCGAGGTCGAACTCCGTGACGCCAGCCACCTCTGGGGAATGACGACCCACGAGGCACGCGAGACCATAGAAGAGGAACTGGACGGCGCGTACGGCAAGAACCTGAGTTTCATGGGCATCGGGCCCGGTGGCGAGAACCTCGTGCGGTTCGGGGCCATCATCAACGAGGACGACCGCGCCTCGGGCCGAGGCGGGACGGGAGCGGTCATGGGATCGAAGAACCTCAAGGCCGTCGTGGTGAAATCCGGGACGGATATGCCCCAGCCCGCCGACGAGGAGACGTTCGAGGACGGCGCCGGGCAGGCCACCGGGGCCATCATGGAATCCGACGTCACCGCGCCGAACGAAGGTGGGCTGTCGGTGTACGGGACGAACGTCCTGATGAACCTCACCGAGGAGATGGACGGGCTCCCGACCCGAAACGGACAGTTCACCTCCACGAGTGCCGAGGCGGAGGCCGACCCCTCCGAGCCGAACATCGACGCCGAAAACACCTCCGGAGAGTGGGTTCGCGAGAACATCCTGGTCGACGAGCCGACCTGTCACTCCTGTCCGGTCGCCTGCAAAAAGGAAGTCGAGGTGCAGACCACGGTCGGCGGGGCAGACCGCTCCGTTCGCATGGAATCTCTGGAGTACGAGCCGGCGTTCACGATGGGGTCGAACGCCATGAACGACGACGCCGAGCTGACCGCCGTGTTGATCGACCGGTGTAACAAGCTGGGCATCGACGCCATCGAGTCGGGCAACATGCTGTCGATGGCGATGGAGATGTCGGAGAAGGGGCACATCGAGGAGGATATCGAATGGGGCGACCGCGACGCCATGTACGAGGTGCTTCGCCGGATCGCCGAGCGCGAGGACGACCTGGGCGACGCCCTCGCGGAGGGCGCGGCGGGGGCCGCCGAGCGCTTCGATGCCCACGACTCGCGCCTCGACGTCAAAAACCAGACGATCCCAGCCTACGATCCGCGCGCGATGAAGGGGATGGCCATCGGCTACGCCACGTCGAACCGCGGTGCCTGTCACCTGCGCGCATACACGCCGGCCGCGGAGATCCTGGGTATTCCCCAGAAGGTCGACCCCGCCGATCCCGAGGGGAAGGGCGACCTCGCCATCACCTTCCAGGACCTCCACGCCGTCTCCGACTCCTTCGACATCTGCAAGTTCAGCGCCTTCGCGGAGGGAATCGAAGAATACAGCAAGCAGTTCAACGGAATGACGGGCCTGGACCTGAGCGAGGACGAACTCGTGGAGGCAGGAAAACGTATCTACACGCTCGAGCGGTACTACAACAACCTCGTTGGCTTCGAGGGCGAGGACGATTCCCTGCCGGGACGCTTCGTCGAAGGGCACGAAGACGCCATCCCGGGACAGGGAGCCGCCGAGGGCCAGCTGGCCGAACTCGACCAGCTCAAGGACGAGTACTACGAGGGTCGACAGTGGGTCGACGGCGTGGTCCCCGACGAGCGCCTCGACGAACTCGACATCGAGGTTGGCCCGGGAACGGGCGTCTCCGGCGGTGGCGCCGCCGCGGACGACTGAACGGCACTATCCGCCGGCGCGGATCGCCTTCCGAGAGAAGCGCTCGACGAGGTCCTCCAGCGTGGTTTCGGGACCGTCGAAGACGACGGTGACCTCCGTCAGTTCGAGCGATGGCCCGATGGCGACGCGCTCCGCCGACAGGGTCGCCGTCCAGTCCGGTCCCACGACCGTCTCGTCGTCCCGGACCTCCCCGCCCAAACCAATCAAATACTGACGGGCCAGCCTGATCGAGATCCCCCGGAACGAGCGTTCGACCCGCATCTATCCACCGGCGACCGGGGGGAAGATGGCTATCGCGTCCCCGTCTTCGACCGGCGTCTCGAGACCCTCGAGGTGGACCACCGCGCGCCCGTTCTTGAGGACGTTCACCTGTGAAGGGATGGCCCCATCCTCGACGAACGCGCCCTCGAAGTCGGGATACTCCGACTCTAAGTCCCGGAGGACGGTCTCGATCGTCGCGTCCGCCGGAACCTCGCGGTCGACGGTCTTTCGGCCGACCACCTCTCTGAACGTCGCGAACAGCCGGAGTTCCACGTTCATACGCGTCCTACGGGACCGACCCGTTTGACGTTAGTGGCCACCGGGACGAGCACCGGGCTTCGACCGGGCGGACGGTCAGCCCGCTCTGGTGGCGGTCCGCGAGGTCGTCGTACTCGTGCGGTGGGTGAGCGGCCGAACCGATCAGACGCAGCGGAAAACAGTCCTGGCGTGCCAGTTATTTGACTTTCTTCGGCCGTTTCTGGTAGGTGTACAGTTCGAGTTTCAGCCGGTCCCACAGCGTCTTCTCGCCCCGGTCCACCGCTTCGGCCTCGGTTTCGATCTCCGCCTGTCCCGAGGGGCCGAGTTCGGCCGCGCGTTCGCTGGCGGCCGGATCGCGTTCGATGTGAAACTCCGTGGTCCGTGCCGGGAACGGCCAGTCGCGCACGACGCTCATCAGGAACCACACGAGGAACAGGCCGATCCCCCCGCCGACGGAGGCAACGAGGTGCAGCCAATTGACGTCCATACCTGACCATTCGATCCCAGCGTCAAAAAAGAACCTGTCCGCGCCGCCGTCACCGCTCGGTGACGTGCCGGACGTCGACGGCCACCCCACGTGTGCTCTCGGCCAGCGCCCGACCGTGGGCTGCGGCTCGCCCAACGCCGAAGGCGGACGGCCCTTCGACGACGACCTCGTCTCCCTCGCGGATGGCCGGGTCCGCATCGACGATCCCGGGGGCGAGGACGCTTCCGTGGGGGATGAAGTCGTCGATCCGAACGGTCTTCGTCGGGACGGGTCCCTCGGCCCAGCGGCGGGCCCCGGCAAGCGTCAACGAGATCGTGCCGTACGACGGGACGAGCGCGGCCAGTTGCTCGCCGTCCGTCGAGATCGCCTGGAGTTTGGGATAGCGGCCTCGCATTGTAACGTCCGAGAAGAGCGCGTCGGCCGCGCCGGCGCCGAGGTGATGGTCCGCCACGGCCGCGAGTGTGGCCCGCTCGCGTTCCTGCACGCGGATGGTTCGTTCGCCCTCCAGAGCCGCCTGAAGGTTCGACAGTGACTCGTCGGTCGTCGGATGATCCCCGACCGTGTACTGAACTGGCAGGTCCCGGTCCGCGACCGCCCGCTCGACGACGTCACGATAGCCGTGCTCGGGGAGGTGGGCAACGATGCGGGGGTAGTCCGTGCGGTCGAGGTAGGCCGACAGGACATCTGCGACCATCTCGATCTCGCCGGCACTCCACCGGCCCGTGACGACCGAGTCGTAGTGCTGGGCCGGGTACGTCAACTCGAGTTCCTGGGGGACCACGCCGATGGGCGAGGTCATGGAAACCACGTGGGCACGGTAGCGCGCGGCCTCCTGGAACTGGCGATGGCTCTGTGAATCACTGTACGGTTTCTTCGCCGAACACGGGACCAACAGGAGCGGCACGTCGGTCAGCCGGCGCTCGAACCGACTCGTCACCCGGTTGGCGTACCGCTGTATTTCGACCCGGTGGAGGGTGTCCTCGCTCGCCGAGAGCAACAGGTCGTCGCGATACACCGGCGTTCGCTCCTCCAGGTAGGTCCACTCCCCGTCCAGTTCACGGAACGCCGCCGTGAGCCACGCGACGTGGCGGGCCTGTCCTTCGACGTAATCCCGAAGTCGGCCGTCGCGGATTCGCCGACGGACGCGGGCGAGTTCGGCCGCGAGGACGTTCCGATTGTGCTCGGCGCAGGCCTCCCGGTCGAACGAGTCGATCCCGACGGCGCAGGCAGAACACGAACACGGGAGTTCGTCGAGATCGTCGAGGTCGTACTCCCCCTCGGTGGTCAGGTAGGTTCCCCGCGTCCCTTCGACGATGGCCCCCGTCGCATCGACGAGATCCACGCCGGCGTAGACGAGGGTGGCGACGTTCGCGGGCGTTGCCACGCCCGGGAGGTAGAGCGCCGCGTCGTCCGGAATGGCTCGTTTCATCTCGACGATGGCGTCGACGAAGGCGGCACCGTGGCCGACGATACCGGGCGCGCCGGAGAGGACGTAGACGTCGGCCCCGACGTCCTCTGCGGTCCTGGGCGAAACCACCGCCGCGCTGGGAAACTCGACGTCGGGATAGTCGGTCGCGAAGGCGTCCTGTACCCGGTCGGGCGTCCCGCTCGGCATCGCCCGGTTCGGTAACACCGTGACGACGGACTCGTCGCCCGCCGGCCGGTCGCGCTCGGCGATCCAGGCGCTCCCGGCGTCCTCGACGACGTCGTCGGCCAGCCCCGGCGTCCGCTGGGGGTCCTCGAGTCTGAGTTCCCCCCGCCGGGCGGCCCCGTCCCGGTCGAGAACCTCGAAGTACTCGGTCATACTCACTCCTCCGGTCCCGCGCCATTACTATCCACCGACGAGGTGTCCTCGCCACGCGCCGCGA is a genomic window of Halanaeroarchaeum sulfurireducens containing:
- the arcS gene encoding archaeosine synthase subunit alpha, producing the protein MTEYFEVLDRDGAARRGELRLEDPQRTPGLADDVVEDAGSAWIAERDRPAGDESVVTVLPNRAMPSGTPDRVQDAFATDYPDVEFPSAAVVSPRTAEDVGADVYVLSGAPGIVGHGAAFVDAIVEMKRAIPDDAALYLPGVATPANVATLVYAGVDLVDATGAIVEGTRGTYLTTEGEYDLDDLDELPCSCSACAVGIDSFDREACAEHNRNVLAAELARVRRRIRDGRLRDYVEGQARHVAWLTAAFRELDGEWTYLEERTPVYRDDLLLSASEDTLHRVEIQRYANRVTSRFERRLTDVPLLLVPCSAKKPYSDSQSHRQFQEAARYRAHVVSMTSPIGVVPQELELTYPAQHYDSVVTGRWSAGEIEMVADVLSAYLDRTDYPRIVAHLPEHGYRDVVERAVADRDLPVQYTVGDHPTTDESLSNLQAALEGERTIRVQERERATLAAVADHHLGAGAADALFSDVTMRGRYPKLQAISTDGEQLAALVPSYGTISLTLAGARRWAEGPVPTKTVRIDDFIPHGSVLAPGIVDADPAIREGDEVVVEGPSAFGVGRAAAHGRALAESTRGVAVDVRHVTER
- a CDS encoding aldehyde ferredoxin oxidoreductase family protein encodes the protein MTDIGGFNDRVARIDLSSGATEYEEIDDEDAKKYVGGRGLGVKYVFENGPDVDPLGPDNLLAFMTGPLTGTQATMSGRIAVVTKSPLTNTVTDSHHGGWSGARLKWSGFDGLLFEGQADDPVYAYVEDGEVELRDASHLWGMTTHEARETIEEELDGAYGKNLSFMGIGPGGENLVRFGAIINEDDRASGRGGTGAVMGSKNLKAVVVKSGTDMPQPADEETFEDGAGQATGAIMESDVTAPNEGGLSVYGTNVLMNLTEEMDGLPTRNGQFTSTSAEAEADPSEPNIDAENTSGEWVRENILVDEPTCHSCPVACKKEVEVQTTVGGADRSVRMESLEYEPAFTMGSNAMNDDAELTAVLIDRCNKLGIDAIESGNMLSMAMEMSEKGHIEEDIEWGDRDAMYEVLRRIAEREDDLGDALAEGAAGAAERFDAHDSRLDVKNQTIPAYDPRAMKGMAIGYATSNRGACHLRAYTPAAEILGIPQKVDPADPEGKGDLAITFQDLHAVSDSFDICKFSAFAEGIEEYSKQFNGMTGLDLSEDELVEAGKRIYTLERYYNNLVGFEGEDDSLPGRFVEGHEDAIPGQGAAEGQLAELDQLKDEYYEGRQWVDGVVPDERLDELDIEVGPGTGVSGGGAAADD
- a CDS encoding ubiquitin-like small modifier protein 1, which translates into the protein MNVELRLFATFREVVGRKTVDREVPADATIETVLRDLESEYPDFEGAFVEDGAIPSQVNVLKNGRAVVHLEGLETPVEDGDAIAIFPPVAGG